In the Ochrobactrum sp. Marseille-Q0166 genome, one interval contains:
- a CDS encoding dehydrogenase E1 component subunit alpha/beta, which produces MPSFFDLTPLAPWREIRATEADRTALDPKTGLTMLAQMSLIRVFEEKVLELAAQGLIHGPAHSAVGQEGGAVGSALAMRPTDQVNGSHRAHHQFLAKALSYVAQAGIDPEQPFDEQIRDLSKKTLAEILGLAQGFCKGRGGSMHLRWAESGNLGTNAIVGGGVPMAAGAAWAHRKAGTGNVVYTYFGDGATNIGSVLETMNLAAAWKLPICFFIENNRYAVSTHVEEVTAEPRLSARGLAFGIPSFKVDGMDALSVYLAAEEANRIMRAGEGPTIIEADVYRYFHQNGALPGSAFGYRSKEEEQEWRDRDPIDALSKTLQERQIIGSDALEALRQRCQTLMNEVTDELIETVDGKKRIIPALWPEESFVDYGLRGDLSEMAGATYIEQADFTGKLEGNAKFIDTVADVMDRRMSTDPEIVVMGEDVHRLKGGTNGATRGLSQKYPDRCLGTPIAENAFTGVAAGMAADGRVRPVIEFMYPDFMWVAADQVFNQIGKFRHMFGGEGPMPLVLRTKVAMGTGYGSQHSMDPAGIFATSPGWRIVAPSTPYDYVGLMNSALRCNDPVLVIEHVDLYNSKGAAPVDDLDYCIPFGKARIVRPGSKITILTYLAMVEKTRQVVEVLGVDAEIIDLRSLDRAGLDWDTITTSVRKTNNVLIVEQGALGTSYGAMLADELQRRIFDYLDQPIRRVTGGEASPSISKALETAACARPQEIEAGLRDMMAGQGLPLPA; this is translated from the coding sequence ATGCCGAGCTTTTTCGACCTAACGCCCCTGGCCCCCTGGCGCGAGATTCGCGCGACCGAGGCCGACCGTACCGCGCTTGACCCAAAAACCGGGCTAACCATGTTGGCGCAAATGAGCCTGATCCGTGTTTTTGAGGAAAAGGTTCTTGAACTTGCAGCTCAGGGGCTGATCCATGGCCCCGCCCACTCGGCTGTGGGGCAAGAAGGCGGTGCGGTGGGGTCTGCGCTGGCCATGCGTCCGACCGATCAGGTTAATGGCTCGCACCGCGCGCACCACCAGTTCCTTGCCAAGGCGTTGTCCTATGTGGCACAGGCAGGCATCGACCCCGAACAGCCTTTTGATGAGCAGATCCGCGATCTTTCGAAAAAGACGCTGGCTGAGATTCTTGGTCTTGCGCAAGGCTTCTGCAAGGGTCGAGGCGGCTCGATGCACCTGCGTTGGGCGGAAAGCGGTAACCTTGGTACCAATGCCATCGTGGGTGGTGGAGTGCCGATGGCGGCGGGGGCTGCCTGGGCACATCGAAAGGCAGGCACTGGGAATGTCGTCTATACCTATTTCGGCGATGGCGCGACCAACATCGGCTCGGTTCTGGAAACCATGAACCTTGCCGCCGCATGGAAGCTGCCGATCTGTTTCTTCATTGAAAACAATCGCTATGCCGTCTCGACCCATGTCGAGGAGGTTACGGCCGAGCCTCGGCTTTCGGCGCGTGGGCTCGCGTTCGGCATTCCCTCGTTCAAGGTTGACGGGATGGATGCGCTTTCGGTCTATCTGGCGGCGGAAGAGGCTAACCGGATCATGCGTGCGGGCGAGGGTCCGACCATCATTGAGGCCGATGTCTACCGCTATTTTCACCAGAACGGCGCCCTGCCTGGATCGGCCTTCGGCTATCGCAGCAAGGAAGAGGAACAGGAATGGCGCGACCGTGATCCGATCGACGCGCTGTCCAAAACGCTACAGGAACGCCAGATCATTGGCTCCGACGCACTCGAGGCCCTGCGTCAGCGCTGCCAGACCCTGATGAACGAGGTGACCGACGAGCTCATTGAAACCGTCGATGGCAAGAAGCGGATTATCCCCGCACTTTGGCCCGAAGAAAGCTTTGTCGATTACGGGCTGCGCGGTGATCTGTCGGAAATGGCGGGTGCGACCTATATCGAACAGGCCGATTTCACCGGCAAGCTTGAAGGCAACGCCAAGTTCATCGATACAGTTGCTGATGTAATGGACCGCCGGATGAGCACCGATCCCGAAATCGTGGTGATGGGCGAGGATGTCCACCGACTGAAGGGCGGCACCAACGGCGCGACACGGGGGCTATCACAAAAATACCCTGATCGCTGCCTTGGTACGCCGATTGCCGAAAATGCCTTTACCGGCGTGGCCGCTGGCATGGCCGCCGATGGCCGCGTCCGTCCGGTGATCGAATTCATGTATCCCGATTTCATGTGGGTTGCGGCGGATCAGGTCTTCAACCAGATCGGCAAGTTCCGCCACATGTTCGGGGGCGAAGGCCCGATGCCGCTGGTGCTGCGCACCAAGGTCGCGATGGGTACGGGGTATGGATCGCAGCATTCGATGGATCCGGCGGGGATTTTCGCCACCTCCCCGGGCTGGCGTATCGTCGCGCCCTCGACTCCCTATGATTATGTCGGACTGATGAACTCGGCTCTGCGCTGCAATGATCCGGTTCTGGTGATCGAACATGTCGATCTTTACAATTCCAAGGGCGCGGCCCCGGTCGACGATCTCGATTACTGCATACCCTTCGGCAAGGCGCGCATCGTCCGCCCGGGATCGAAGATCACCATCCTGACCTATCTGGCGATGGTCGAGAAAACCCGACAGGTCGTCGAAGTCCTGGGCGTAGATGCCGAGATCATCGATCTGCGCTCGCTAGATCGTGCGGGACTTGACTGGGATACGATCACGACTTCGGTGCGCAAGACCAATAATGTGCTGATCGTCGAACAGGGGGCGCTCGGGACCTCTTACGGCGCGATGCTGGCGGATGAACTGCAACGCCGGATCTTCGACTATCTGGATCAGCCGATCCGACGTGTGACAGGGGGCGAGGCCTCGCCTTCGATTTCCAAAGCGCTAGAAACGGCGGCCTGTGCCCGCCCGCAGGAAATTGAAGCAGGCCTTCGTGACATGATGGCGGGTCAGGGCCTGCCGCTACCTGCTTAA
- a CDS encoding SDR family oxidoreductase yields MAALLENKIALVTGAGRGLGAAIACGLAEAGAEVIVADMNAEALSETAGAFHAKGLKVRAVALDVTDRAAVAGLAEGLASAGGLDVLVNNAGIAGRASFDDPAVIEIFDRVIDVNLVGTFNMSQALVPALKARRGCVVNLCSVAGFVAGGSTTGYVVSKGAVRSLTQVMARDLAPYGIRVNAVAPGIMMSEMAVAQLNRPGGADWFLNRALMKRIGETREIVDPVIFLASEMASFITGTILPVDGGFLAA; encoded by the coding sequence ATGGCAGCATTGCTCGAAAACAAAATTGCATTGGTGACTGGGGCGGGACGTGGTCTCGGCGCGGCCATCGCCTGCGGCTTGGCTGAAGCTGGGGCCGAGGTCATCGTGGCAGATATGAATGCCGAAGCTCTATCTGAAACCGCCGGTGCCTTTCACGCCAAAGGGCTGAAGGTCCGGGCCGTGGCACTGGATGTGACCGACCGCGCTGCCGTGGCGGGGCTGGCCGAAGGGCTGGCTTCGGCGGGCGGCCTGGATGTGCTGGTCAACAACGCGGGCATCGCGGGCCGTGCGTCTTTCGATGACCCGGCCGTGATCGAAATCTTCGACCGTGTCATCGATGTGAACCTTGTTGGCACCTTCAACATGTCTCAAGCGCTCGTTCCTGCGCTGAAGGCGCGCCGGGGCTGCGTGGTGAATCTATGCTCGGTCGCGGGGTTTGTCGCGGGTGGGTCCACCACGGGATATGTCGTATCAAAAGGGGCTGTACGCTCGCTGACACAGGTGATGGCGCGCGATCTTGCCCCGTACGGGATCCGCGTCAATGCGGTGGCCCCGGGCATCATGATGTCCGAAATGGCGGTGGCCCAGCTGAACCGTCCGGGTGGTGCCGACTGGTTCCTGAACCGCGCGCTGATGAAACGCATCGGCGAAACCCGTGAAATCGTTGATCCGGTGATCTTCCTCGCGTCCGAGATGGCGAGCTTCATCACCGGAACCATCTTGCCCGTCGACGGCGGCTTCCTCGCCGCCTGA